Below is a window of Bradyrhizobium sp. CB82 DNA.
GTAGGTCGACTGCACGATGGCCATGTCATCCGGGCCATCGACAAACAGATCGTGATACATCTGGTCGGCGCTGTATTTCTCGAACTGCTCCTTGGGCCAGAGCTTGTCCTTCGGACTGAGCGACGTGTGGTAGGCGTAGAAGCAATCAATGAACTGCTTGCCGTGAATGTTGAGCTGGTTCGCCGGGCTTCCGTCCCAGAAATGGGTGTGACCGTCGATGACGAAGACTTCCTCGCCGGTGGGAGTTATGAACATGATGGTCTCCAGGAGTTCTTGGTTAGCACTCTTCAATTCAATCCATGCGCCGTAAGCCGCGCGAGACAGCTGCGAGAAGTGATGGGGCCGCAGCCGCATGGGATGCGGCCCCACCTAGTCAGGGAGGTATTGAAGCTCACTCGATGTATTCAAAAACCTCGTCCATATTGCCGAACAGCGTTACCGTATTGTCGTCGATGCGCACCATTCGGCCGTAATGGGTCGAAGTATTCACTTCGAAGATCTCGGCCGTCATTTCCTTCCCGAGAATCTCGCTGATTTCGTCCATCTTGAAGATCAGCTTGCCTTCTCCGTCGATGCGGATGAGGGCCGGCTGATAGGTGACGGTCACATTCGGCTTCTTTCCCATGAACTCGGCGATGGCGCGCGCCTCAACGCTGTCGTTCATGGTGACGCCGCACTGATGGGAGATCGTTTGCTCGAAACGAAGGTCTCCCATCTTCTGGAAGATGTTCTGGTTGGTCGCAGATCTGGAAGCAACGGACATTGCAATTTACTCCTTGGGAAGGGTGAGGCCGAGTTCGCCGAGAATCTTCTTGATGCGCTCGACCGACTGGGCGCGGGTGTCGGCATACTGCACCGGCTTCGAATGAGGCTGCGACCAGATCGGCTGCAGGCCTGCGGCCGCCTTGTTGGCGAGCGCGACATGCTTGTTGACCCAGCCCTGGAACAGCTTCTTGTTGTGGGCGGCGTGCTGGTTGTCAGTCACGAGGAGGTGCATCAGGTCGATCGTGTTCGCGAGATTGCGCTCATAGTCGGCTTCGGCCGCAGAAATCACCGGCGGCGTGATGAAGTCGCCGTTCGACGAGGCGACCTGCATCAGAAAGCCGCTACGAAACAGTTCGCCGACGAGCGGTTCGAACACGATGTTGGTCGCAAAGTACTGCTCGAGATAGTCCGCCGACCCCATGATCGATTCGATCGCTTCGCGGGTGCCTTGCCACCCCTTGTCTTCGAGCCAGGCGCGCTTGCCAGCCGCATCATCGAAGCCCGGAATGTCCATTCCGATCTCAGCGAGATAGAGCGTGATGTCCTGAGCCAGGCGAAGCTTGTAGGACGAGTTTGTCAGCGTCGCGTTGTTGATCATCTGGGTATAGCCGTAGCGCTGGGCCTGCATCAGCGACGTACCAAGCCCGAACTCCACATGCTTCCAGGCGCCAAGGTGACTTTGCAGCACCTTGATCCAGGCTTTGTCGAAAGACCTCGGCGCGCCGGACTTGCGACCGTTGGCGATCACCGCCTGAACCATCGCCTCGATCTTGGACTGGCGCTGGTAATGGGTTCGCTCCCACTCCTGGTCGGGAGCACGGAACGCGTGCCAGTTCGAGCTCAGCGCCTCAGTGTTGTCCTTGGTGTAGGCGCCCTTTCCGTTGGGGAAGGAGATGATCCAGTCCTGCAACAGGTAGCGCTCCGGATCGGGCTGTACGTCGACAGTCACGTCTTCGTAGTGCGTCGCTCGCTTGCTGCGCGGCTCGAAATACCGATATTTACGGCTGTCCGAATCCGGAAATACTGCGGATCCGGCTGCACCGGATTTCGTCAAAACACTTTGAACGGCAGTCATGGTCGTCTTCCTCCTCCCACTATTGGGCTCTACGTTTGCGCGTTAGGCACTCCAAAAGTCTCAATTGTTGGCTGGTGTGAACTTGTCGAAGTAGATGCGGTCGGACTCGACATCGTTCATCTGCAACACCGGCGTTAGTGCCTCGATCATCGGCGATGGTCCGCAGGCATAGACGTCGACGTCTTCGCCATATCCGGCGTTACGCAGGTGCGCTCCGACCGCCTCGTGCACGAAGCCCTTCTCTCCGGACCAGACGGTGTCATCAGCCGCATGGGAGAGCACCGGGACGAACGTGAACTCCGGATGCTGCTCGGAGATTTCCTTGAAACGATCGAGATAGAAAAGATCATTCTGCGTCCGAGCCCCGTAGAAGAAGTACACGGGACGTACCTCCCCGGAGCTGATGTGATCGTGCAGGATCGACCACAGTGGCGACATTCCCGATCCGCCGCCGACCAGGATCATGGCTCCGTTTTTGTTTTCTCGCCGAAAGCAGGTGCCGTAAGGTCCCTTGATCCCGACGCTGGTTCCGACGGCGAGGTCGCCGTCGAGCCGGGAGGAGAAGCGTCCGTTGGGGTATTTTTTGATGATGAATGCGAGCTTTTGGCTTTCGCTCGGCGAATTTGCCATGGAAAACGAGCGCGTAATCGTCTCTGCCCCCGAGAGCGTGATGTCGACATATTGACCCGCCCAGAACTTCAGAGGTTGGTCCAGCGAGATTTCGAGCCGCCGAATGTCCGGGGTCAGCGCGGACACGCTCGTGACCGTGCCCGCGAACTCCTTGACCGGGATCGACTTCGATAGCACCTCCTCGTCGTAGTTGAGGAGCTCCACCTCGAGATCCGAATAAGCCAACGTCCGGCACAGCAGAATGTAATCCTGGCCGCGCTCCATCTCGTTCAGCGCAAACGTCGAGTATTTCTTCAGCTCAACGTCGCCGCCGGTCAGGACGCATTTGCAGGCCGAGCACTGTCCCTCCTTGCAACCATGCGGCAGGGCGATGCCCTGGCGGAACGCGGCGTCGAGAACGGTTTCGTTCTCCTCGACCTCGAATTCTATGCCTACCGGTTGCAGGCGAACGACATTAGTGGGCGCGCCCATAGGGGCCTCCTCAAACCAAGGCTTGCAGATCTTCAGGGGATCGATCGGGAAGGAGCCGGCCGAGGCCTGCTCCTTCCCATATCGCTTAGTTGCAGGGATTGATGGTGAATCCATTGCGATAGTCGGCGAGATGCTTTTCGCGATCGGCCGGGCTCATCTCCCGCAGAGTGATCAGCGGGCTCTTGAGGATGTGGCCGCGGACATCATCGAGCGTCCACATTTCCTTCTCGTCGAAGCGAAGGTGCGGCTGGGCGACCAGGGTCTTGCCGTCCGTGCGAACGAAGCCGAGATCCTTGATGGCGTCTGCGAGATCAACATTGTGATAAACACTTTCCCACTCGCGTCGGCCGCTGAACCGCCCCATCGCCGGGGTCGGACGCCCCTGATATTCTCCAGAGAAGGCTTCGACAGCCGTCCAGCGATCGAGCTCATGGGCAAACGTATGCAGCTTGCCATCGATCTCGCCGGTGACGATATCCTCGCGGATGACGCAGGGCACGAGGCTTGACCAGCAGCGATGCGGATAGACGTAGCCGACATCACCGTTGAACAGGATATTGGTCTGGCCGCGATGCGACAGCTTCTCGTGCCACTTCCAGAACTCGCCGAACTGGGCATACCAGCCCGGATACTTGTGCTCGAACCACTCGAAGTCCTTGTCGGTCTGGGCTTCGATGCGCCAGAAGTTCGCCGACCAACCGACCGCGAAGAACTGCGCGATCTTGTGGACGTAGTGCTTCTCGGTCAGCCGCTTCCAGGCGGTTTGAACGTCATCGTGATGGATCTTGATGCCGTACTTCTCGAGCGGCAGCATATAGGTGCGGTAATAGTCCTCGAAGATCCAGCGATGCCACATCTCCGCGTAGGACTCTTTGTTCTTGTCGCGGTTGGTGGTGCCGTACTCGATGAAGGTTCCGATTGCCGCGTCGACGATGGCGTGGTTCTGCCAGAAGGCATACCGCATGTCGCGCTCAAGCAGTAGGTGGTTCTCGGGCTCCTTCAACATCGACATCAGCATCGAGTGACCATTGCCGATGTGGCGGCTCTCGTCCGACTGAACCGAAAGGAAGACGGTGGGCAGCGCGTAGTCGCCGTTGCGGGCCGCTTCCGACGGCATGGCGACGAACAGCGTGTTAGTGAACGCCGTCTCGGCGACTACGGTCAGGTAGACATTCGCCGACGTGATCGCGTCACCCGTGATGAAGCCTTCACCGAATTGACGGCCGATTGTGGTGGCGTAGCACTTTCCGAACGCCTCCTCCGTAATGTCGAAGCCGGCCGGGTCGATGTAGTTCTCCATGTACCACTTCTTGAGATTCATCTGGATCGTCGAGTGACGGAACTCGTCGACCATCTGCATGGTGAAGCCGGTGCGGAGATCTTCACCGGGAGCGAGTCGCCCGACCATGGCCATAGAGCGCGCAGCGGAAATTTCCGGGAACGGGATGATCGCCAGGAAGAGCTTCATCCACTCGACCCAACGCGGCTCGACATTGCGGAACATGTCGCCGCGCAGTGCCGCGTCGAGCGCGCCGTAGACACGGTTGTCCTTTTCCTCCTGCATCGGGAAATAGGAGCGGAGGACCTGCTTCATCGGATCCTTCGGCGCCTTCGTGATCTTGTAGTCCGTGGGGAAGGTCATCGCTTCCTGCACGTAGGATGGATTCCATCCGAGATCTGCAATCTTCTTTGCAGCCTCGCCGACGGAAATGCCGCGCTGGGCGGTGATCTTGTTGAGTGTTAGCGTTCCAGACATCTAGTCTATCCTCCTAATCGGGTCAGAAACCACTTCGATATTCCGCCCGCCCGGGACCTCGACGGACCGGGCAGCGCTTACCCGTGCGTTACGGGCCACCTCGCGGCCGTTCGCACGGCCGGACGTTCGATATCGGCAAGGGTCTTGGGATGACTGTGAAGCACTCGAGGGATGATCAGGAGCGATCTTCGGAGCCAGCGGCCGTCAGATCGCAATGTGTCATCCCGCTTAAGGCGCGCCCTCAGCTAAGCATCCCCTTCCCTCGTTCTTTTCGCGGCTCGCCCCAGATGGAGCAGTCGGCGTTGTTGTGCTAAAGAGCTTTGCAATGGGCGTGCCAGAGCGTCCGGGGGCCCTGCCAAGTGATTTCTGATTGGGTGAGCGCGGAAATGAGCGAAGCGGCGGGGTCGCAACTCTTCGCTTGCGACTAACTGAGATGCAATTTGCGACTCAAATTGCAAATTGAGAATTTCAGCGACGCACCGGCACCTGTTTTGCACCGCAACGTTTGCGTCGCAATATTGATCAATCGTCCAAATGCTGAAATTGCTTTGTTCGTCGATGCCACACAGGCATGTGGCGCGGTAAGCGCTCTGCAGCCGGGCTCGATGGTTCGACGCTCATTCAACCGAGAGTGATTATCCGGTTGCACTTTGAGAGTGGCGAGCTTTGCTTACTGCCGACGGGCCGCGCGTTGCGAGCTGCCTCCCTACTCGCCCGCCTGAACTAGCGATGGCCTTCCAAAACAGCTGAGCGGTTTGATTGCCCCTGCGCTCGAGATCCAGCGGCCGGCATAAAGGGCGTAACATTCGTGATCGCAAAATGGCAGTCCGGTACTGAACTCTCTCAGATAGTTTGCGTGAATTGGCTCACAGCAAAGCATGCAGAACGTTTTTGAACAGGGCGTCCTGCCGTTCACCAGAATGAACCTCATGTGACGCCTCCCAATGCGAAGCATTTACAATGCTTGTAATCGTTGAACTTCTAAGCGGCTCGCAACCAGCGCAGCCATTTGTGGTCGGCCTCCCTGCGCACTCTGAACCGGTCGACGCACTTCCTGGAGCAAAGCGCAGTTCGCCAGCAATAGTAACGGATAAGCCCGAACTTTCCGCCGCAGATGGCGCAGCAACTCGCTGTGCCGTGGTGAGGTTTCCCGGAGCTCTTGCGCATTCTGACCTCCTGTCGGCATTGACATGAAAAATTCGCCGAGCTTCGACATGGCACCGCGCCCACACGTGAGGTGCGGCGTCGGCGATGGTGGTGGCGTGCCATGTCGCGCGGCGGATACGGACGCCGGGCGCGCAAGAGTTTGCCTCTCATTGCGCCTAAGGGCGAAGCGGCTCGTTCTCGGCCGTATCGGTGTGCTTCGCCGGCGAGTACCTGCACATGAGGTGTGCAACGATCGTGCCAGAGCGTCCGGGGGCTTCTTTCGGATCGTATTCTGAGCAGACAGAACAGCGCTGAACGACGACATTGCGCGACCTGAGACCGCCCGCGATGCAAATTGCGACAACGACGCAAAATGAGAATCTCAGGGACCCGTATGGCTATTCGTTCGCGAGCGTTTGCGCCGCAATATGAGCAGCCTGCGGGGATACTTGGACAGATCTGATTGTACAGCCGCTTCGCGCTGCGTTCGAGAAGCCCAGAGGCCATCTAAATGCCTCTTCGTTAAGGTGGGGAACCCGCACCGGCGAAATGAGGGGCGGACGCCAAATCCATCGCGAGCAGTGCCTGCTCGCGATGGATTACGTGGTCCTGAATCAAGGAATTAAAACAGCGCGTCCATGAATTTTGCCGGCGTTGAGATCGTGCAACGCCTTGTTGGCATCCGTGAGGCGATAC
It encodes the following:
- a CDS encoding 2Fe-2S iron-sulfur cluster-binding protein codes for the protein MGAPTNVVRLQPVGIEFEVEENETVLDAAFRQGIALPHGCKEGQCSACKCVLTGGDVELKKYSTFALNEMERGQDYILLCRTLAYSDLEVELLNYDEEVLSKSIPVKEFAGTVTSVSALTPDIRRLEISLDQPLKFWAGQYVDITLSGAETITRSFSMANSPSESQKLAFIIKKYPNGRFSSRLDGDLAVGTSVGIKGPYGTCFRRENKNGAMILVGGGSGMSPLWSILHDHISSGEVRPVYFFYGARTQNDLFYLDRFKEISEQHPEFTFVPVLSHAADDTVWSGEKGFVHEAVGAHLRNAGYGEDVDVYACGPSPMIEALTPVLQMNDVESDRIYFDKFTPANN
- a CDS encoding MmoB/DmpM family protein, with protein sequence MSVASRSATNQNIFQKMGDLRFEQTISHQCGVTMNDSVEARAIAEFMGKKPNVTVTYQPALIRIDGEGKLIFKMDEISEILGKEMTAEIFEVNTSTHYGRMVRIDDNTVTLFGNMDEVFEYIE
- a CDS encoding aromatic/alkene/methane monooxygenase hydroxylase/oxygenase subunit alpha; the protein is MSGTLTLNKITAQRGISVGEAAKKIADLGWNPSYVQEAMTFPTDYKITKAPKDPMKQVLRSYFPMQEEKDNRVYGALDAALRGDMFRNVEPRWVEWMKLFLAIIPFPEISAARSMAMVGRLAPGEDLRTGFTMQMVDEFRHSTIQMNLKKWYMENYIDPAGFDITEEAFGKCYATTIGRQFGEGFITGDAITSANVYLTVVAETAFTNTLFVAMPSEAARNGDYALPTVFLSVQSDESRHIGNGHSMLMSMLKEPENHLLLERDMRYAFWQNHAIVDAAIGTFIEYGTTNRDKNKESYAEMWHRWIFEDYYRTYMLPLEKYGIKIHHDDVQTAWKRLTEKHYVHKIAQFFAVGWSANFWRIEAQTDKDFEWFEHKYPGWYAQFGEFWKWHEKLSHRGQTNILFNGDVGYVYPHRCWSSLVPCVIREDIVTGEIDGKLHTFAHELDRWTAVEAFSGEYQGRPTPAMGRFSGRREWESVYHNVDLADAIKDLGFVRTDGKTLVAQPHLRFDEKEMWTLDDVRGHILKSPLITLREMSPADREKHLADYRNGFTINPCN
- a CDS encoding aromatic/alkene monooxygenase hydroxylase subunit beta, producing the protein MTAVQSVLTKSGAAGSAVFPDSDSRKYRYFEPRSKRATHYEDVTVDVQPDPERYLLQDWIISFPNGKGAYTKDNTEALSSNWHAFRAPDQEWERTHYQRQSKIEAMVQAVIANGRKSGAPRSFDKAWIKVLQSHLGAWKHVEFGLGTSLMQAQRYGYTQMINNATLTNSSYKLRLAQDITLYLAEIGMDIPGFDDAAGKRAWLEDKGWQGTREAIESIMGSADYLEQYFATNIVFEPLVGELFRSGFLMQVASSNGDFITPPVISAAEADYERNLANTIDLMHLLVTDNQHAAHNKKLFQGWVNKHVALANKAAAGLQPIWSQPHSKPVQYADTRAQSVERIKKILGELGLTLPKE